CGATGGAGTCTGTGGCTCGTGAGGTTGCTGCCTTGCCGTTGAATGCCGATGGCGCCGCCCTGTGCAAGGCCGTAACGCACGGCTCGCTCATGGGCGCACGTGGCAATTCGGGCGTCATAACGAGTCAGATTCTGCGCGGCCTTTGCGAGGGACTTGTGGATGCCACCGAGTACAGCACAGAGACCATTGCCCGCGCGATGGCACGTGCCGTCGAGGTTGCCTTCCAGGCCGTACGTAAGCCGGTAAAGGGCACGATCCTCACCGTACTCGAGGATTGTGCCGCCGTTGCGCAGCAAGCCTACGAGGAGGGACTCGACGTTACCACGACGCTGCATGCCATTTCGGACGAGGCCCTTGCTTCGGTCAAGCGTACGCCGGAGCTTCTGCCCGTTCTCAAGGAGAATGGCGTTGTCGATTCGGGCGGTTTTGGCCTGGCCATTCTTACCCAGAGCTTCATCGCCGCGTTGACTGGCGAGCAAGCCCACCTTGCCTCTGCCGAGGATTTTACGCATGCCGAGGCGAAGGTCGCCATCGAGCATGTACGTGACTGGGCGGGTTCGGACTACATGTACTGCACCGAGTTTCTCCTACACAGCGACGAAGTCGATACGGTCGAGGCACTCGAGTTTCTCGCGTCTGTCGGGGATTGCGAGCTGCTTGTGGGCGCTCACCCCGACTTCAAGGTGCACGTGCACACGGACACACCGGGTACGGTGCTTACCTACATGACGGATCGCGGTCAGGTCTCCGAGGTCTTCATCCACAACATGGTGCTCGAGAGCGAGGAGCGTGCCGATGGCATCGCTGCCGATGAGGCATCACGCCAGCCCGCCGAACGCAAGCCCATAGCGTTTATCGCCGTTGCCGCGGGTGAGGGCATGGCTAACATTTTGCGATCCCTCGGTGTTGACCATGTCGTTTCCGGCGGTCAGACCATGAATCCCTCGACGAAGGACCTGCTCGATGCCATCGAGCAGGTAAACGCCGACTCGGCCATCCTGCTTCCCAATAACAAGAACATCATCATGGCCGCCAACGCCGCTGCTGATAATGCCGATATCCCGTGCAGGGTCGTTCCCACAAAGTCAACGCCCGCGTCGTTTTCCGCAATGCTCGTCGCAAGTCCGGAAGGTGATCTCGATGAAATCGCCGAGGCCATGACCGAGGCGCTCGACGAGGTCAAGTGCGGCGAGGTGACAACCGCCATCAAGGACTCCAAAACTTCGGATGGTCACGAGATTCATCCGGATGACGTTATCGGTATCGCCGACGGCTCGCTCGATGTTGTGGGCAAGAGCGTCGAGGAGGTTACGCTCGCCCTCATCGACGAGCTTAACGATGACCTCGACTCGCTCACGCTCCTTGCGGGAGAGGATTTTGCCCAAGAGGATTTCGAGAAGCTCGTCGAACAGGTCGAGGAACTGTATCCCGACCTTGAAGTCGATGCGCAACGCGGTGAGCAGCCGCTGTATCCCATCGTTTTCTCGATCGAATAGGACCGGATAATTCAGGAGATGCAGATGGAGAAGATAGCGATCGTTACCGATAATTCATGCGATGCGTCTGATGCCGAGCTTGCCGAGCTTGGTGTCGAGTGTGTGCACCTCAGGGTCATCGAGCCCGACGGCACGCATTTTCCCGAGGACAACACCGTCGAAAATATCGAGGCCTTCTACGATTACATCGTCGATTGCGACGAGCTGCCCTCGACGTCCATGCCACCGCTGCTTGACTTCGCCCAGCTTTACACCGACCTTTCCCTTGCCGGCTACACGCACGTGATTTCCCTGCACATCTCGTCGCGCATGTCGGGGACCGTCCATACCGCCCGTATGGCCGCCGAAAGCGCTCCCATCCCCGTCGAGGTCATTGATACGCGTTGCAATACCGTCGCTCAGTTCCTTTTCGTGCGTCGTATTGCGCAGTTGCGCGAGTACGGTCTGAGTTTCGACGAGCTGGTCGAGGCCGCACACGAGCTTGTGGGAAAAACGAGTATCTGCTTCATGCTCGACAAGCTTCGCAATCTCGTCAAGGGGGGCCGCACCGGCAAGGCGACCGGTCTTGCCGCGGCTTTGCTCAAGATCAAGCCGCTTCTCACGGTCGATCCGGAAGGCGAGGTCGAGATGTTCGGCAAGGCCAAGTCACCCAAGCGCGCCGTCACCAAGCTCGTGCAGCGCTACAAGGAGCTCGAAGAGCACCTCGGGCCACTCGAGTGCTGTTTTGCCCATACGCGCAACATGGGTGGCGTTGATGACTTGCGCGAGGCCATGATCGAGGCGGGCATCAAGCTGGTTGAGGTCGGCGTGCGCATGGTTGGTCCTGTCATCACGACGCATGTCTCGACCGGCTGTTTCGGCTTTGCGTACATCCCGCAAGACGAGCGGGTACTAGGGCTTGCATAATGACATCACGCGGGGATTCCGACTTTCTGCTTGATTGCGATGTCGGCAAGATACGTGCCGTGAGTCCTGCACGCGCGAAGAACCTCTCCAAGCTCGGTATCTCAACGGTGCGGGGATTGCTCGAGAACTACCCACGCCGCTACATAGACCTTTCCAACGTCGAGACAGCCGCCCGCGCTCCCATCGGTCAGTTTGTGACCGTTGTGGGCACGGTCGATGAGGTTGTCGAGAAACAACCGCGCAGGCGCCTGCATATCCTCGAAGTGTCCGTCTTCGACGGTACGGGCGTCATCATCGCCACCTGGTTCAGGCAGCCCTGGATGGCTGCCAAGTTCGAGCGTGGCATGCGCGTCGCGTTTTCGGGGAAGGTCACGTTCGAGTACGGGTTCAAGCGCATGGCCAATCCCTACGTCGCCTTCTTGGGCGAGCCGGGTCAGGAGCAGACGCGCCTTGTCCAAATGCTCGCCGTGCACCCGGCTACCGAGGGTATCTCGACAACGTGGATGCGCCGCTTCATCGCAAACGCGCTTGAGCAGACGGCGGATATGAGCGACCCGCTTCCCGTCGCCTTGCGGCTCAAGCATAGGCTCATCGGCAAGAAGGCGGCCCTGCGCCAGATCCACTTTCCCGAGAACCGCACGCAGATGCTTCAGGCTCGCAAGCGCCTGGCTTACGAGGAGGTCTTGCGCCTGCAAATCGAGATGATGCGCTTGCGCC
This window of the Coriobacteriaceae bacterium genome carries:
- a CDS encoding DAK2 domain-containing protein is translated as MNIDDIRTCIATASAELSARKEEINRLNVFPVPDGDTGTNMSLTMESVAREVAALPLNADGAALCKAVTHGSLMGARGNSGVITSQILRGLCEGLVDATEYSTETIARAMARAVEVAFQAVRKPVKGTILTVLEDCAAVAQQAYEEGLDVTTTLHAISDEALASVKRTPELLPVLKENGVVDSGGFGLAILTQSFIAALTGEQAHLASAEDFTHAEAKVAIEHVRDWAGSDYMYCTEFLLHSDEVDTVEALEFLASVGDCELLVGAHPDFKVHVHTDTPGTVLTYMTDRGQVSEVFIHNMVLESEERADGIAADEASRQPAERKPIAFIAVAAGEGMANILRSLGVDHVVSGGQTMNPSTKDLLDAIEQVNADSAILLPNNKNIIMAANAAADNADIPCRVVPTKSTPASFSAMLVASPEGDLDEIAEAMTEALDEVKCGEVTTAIKDSKTSDGHEIHPDDVIGIADGSLDVVGKSVEEVTLALIDELNDDLDSLTLLAGEDFAQEDFEKLVEQVEELYPDLEVDAQRGEQPLYPIVFSIE
- a CDS encoding DegV family protein — protein: MEKIAIVTDNSCDASDAELAELGVECVHLRVIEPDGTHFPEDNTVENIEAFYDYIVDCDELPSTSMPPLLDFAQLYTDLSLAGYTHVISLHISSRMSGTVHTARMAAESAPIPVEVIDTRCNTVAQFLFVRRIAQLREYGLSFDELVEAAHELVGKTSICFMLDKLRNLVKGGRTGKATGLAAALLKIKPLLTVDPEGEVEMFGKAKSPKRAVTKLVQRYKELEEHLGPLECCFAHTRNMGGVDDLREAMIEAGIKLVEVGVRMVGPVITTHVSTGCFGFAYIPQDERVLGLA